The Melanotaenia boesemani isolate fMelBoe1 chromosome 8, fMelBoe1.pri, whole genome shotgun sequence DNA window TCTCTGTGGCCTCCCCAATATATCAGTGATATGTATTGCTTTCTGAGCAGATGACTCTGGCTTATTCCCAATCCATGATGTGATTCTCTTGCACAGTGATTGGATGTGGCTGAATTTAGAATtagttgttttgctttctgtttctttgcattttctctgtaaaacacacaaatgtataaataaaaacacttttattggtTTTGTGTGAGCACAGAGAAAAAGTTAGTAGATTTTAATAGTGTTAGCTTTATGCTAACCACTTCCTTGGTTTTACTTCTGCTTCTACAAAGTCATGGTCATGCAAATTTTAATCCACTGGGTTATTGGTTTCTCAAACTGTGGGAATGGATTAGTTCTTctagccaagaaaagaaaacctgagGTCATTCCCATGGCTGAGACATTTTAGCGTTAACAGCAATAGTTCAATCAGGATATAATGGAGGTCTGTGGCAGCTGCTAATTTCTAACCAGCTATGTTTTACAGAGTACTGAAGTAATATTACAAAAGGATGTTGATGATGTGGTGACAGATGAAAAGCTTGGACTACCACCAAGGTATTTCAGCTATGTCACGAACAGTGTTACAGGACTCTGAGGTTCCAGCTctgtaccccccccccccccccccccccatcaacTTGATGTGAGATCAAATGGccctaaattaaaaactttgtgTATCATACAAATGTAAAGGGCTATAAAATGTCAACAATTAAACAGAACGCAATCATTTGCAAATCATATTGTCTGATAAATCTTATCACTTGTTTAAGATGCAGCATTAGCAAAATCAGCTAAGAGAACTTCTGCATTAAATCTGCAGAGCACCAGCTACTGTTTGAAAAAGTGAAGACAGACAGCTTGTATGTTCAACGTAGATAATTCAGAGGAACCAGCAGTAACCAATCCTGACTATTTGTGGGTTACTGcgatacaaaaatataaacgTGCTGCAAGGAACAGATGAAATGACAAGTAAGCAAACTACAAAAAATGGTAGTTAGTAATTTCGCACAGATAGGGAAAAGGATGAGCAAAGAACTGCTGCATTTGGTGAGTCGTGACAGGCTCGCTTGGTCCTAGTCTAACAAAAGGCACTATCTCCAGGATGACTGGACTGGAAAGAGTCAGAAAGTGAAAAAACTctggaaggagcagagtgagggaCTAGAGTGTCCTTCATAATATTTGGAAGTGTATGATTTCCAGGTCATTGGCAGAAGGACATGGGAGACAAGGAGGCTAAAGTTAGACAAACGAGATGAGCCTGACACAGAAAAGTGCCACTTGGATTACAGTACATCCATTTTGCAGCTGCCAGTTGCAGCACACTCTTGTGCCCTATGAATTATTTCAATCCTAAGAAGATGGGTGCTGGGGGGAGgaattttcctttttcagaaaTAAGCCTAAGATCAGATTATAATCAAGCATTTCTATGCAGTGAAGTCCCACTGATgtaatattaaaacacaagattctgaggtttttcttttcttttttttttcttttacattaactTGATGTGAGTTAAAATTgccttaaattaaaaattaacattGTGTATTATACAAATacacattatatatttttagatttatattttccagtcagtcaaatatatatatatatatagtcatttCAGACATTTAGTTACTGGtatgtatttactgtatatagATTAATGAATCTTGAACTACAGCCCAGCTACtaatgacatgacatgacaagTGGTCAACTATGAGCACACAACtatttgcaatatttatgatAAACAACACAGTAGTTTGATGATCTCAAAGGTTTATTTATCTCTCCAGGAGCTCTTTGCTTTCCTGCAGATTGAAGAGGGATCCAGAAGTCCCATACTGTCTCCCTCCACATTGTGTCTGCTGTTTGGCTTTCTTACCAGCTCACCAACTGTGCGTACCCCACAGCCCACCAGGCATTTAAGAAAACATCATTCAAAGAAGTGCAGGCCCATGCTGTAAGCTTGGTGAGCACAAACTGTCAGATTAAGAGGTCTGAGAGGATGATCCAGCCAACATTCAGTCGGATTTCTGGCAAATTACCACCAAGCATGTTTGGGTCAGCTCTTTAGCACCCTGGGGAGCGAAACACTTCTGACACCCAAACTAGACATGTGAAAAAAACTAGACTGATCTGTTGGACTGTTAAAGTCTATAACCAGCAGCATGCAAGTTCTCTGCATGGTGCCACAGAGCAGCGAAGGAGGGGGTTCACCATTTTGCCACTGGAAAAGGAAGCTAAGCATTTAGGTGTCTTAACTATGGCCTAAAGTGCTAACAAGGGATTAGTGAGGTAAACGTTGAAAGAGGTTTAGCACTCCATGCTTAGGACCAATGCTGCTACAGTAATTACACATCAGTTGCAAGGTACAGCGAGCGGTTGGATAGGAGATCATAGTGATGTCAGGGCAGGGAGGGCTTATTGCAGGAGATAAGGCCAGCTAATGGAGATGAAATGAATCAGTAtttaacaggtttttttttagttaaggCACTTGGATGGCAGCAGACCACGCTCAGAGCAGTTAGCTGGCCAGTGGGATGCAGAGAAGTTGGAATTGAAAGAGGGACAGAAGtgagaccagctctgtgagatTTAGAAATAATTATTGTTTACTTTTTACACTTCTTTATTGTTATTGCTTTTGCTGAACTGGGAAAAAACAAGCTCCAAGCTGTGCTCACCAGTGTGAACCTAAAGGTAAGCtgatcaaaatttaaaatatatatatatatttagcttttatttctatttattttgttctctttGTGTCTGGTctgtgtggcttttttttttttttttttttttttttttgctgttaagTCAGAAAATCAGTACTATATTGTTTTTTATCAGCAAAAGCACATCTGATGCATTTCATTTTAGGCTTTTTTTCCAAATTGTCCAAATTAAATTATACAGCAAATGCAAATAATGTGAACAGTAGACTTTTATAAAGCCATTGAGTGATCAATCTAAAGGCCAACATGTTCAGTTAAGGGCATGAAATCATCATAATTAGCCCAGATTTAGCATAAAGCAACAATTACaattatgctaaaaaaaaaattaaaaaagaaaacttgttccCCAATCATTTTGTGACGTTAGCATGTATAAAGTTCATCAATACTAACTGCATGTCACCACTCATTGTAAAAGTCTCGAGAAATGTAATCTGCTTCATGCAACTTACAGAATATGCATGGCTTTAGCTCATGTGTATTGCGTTAGGGGATTAGGATGGGCTAGACACTGCTTCTGTCTTGTCTGATATGACCTCCTCAGGGCTCCATCTAAGTTGTCAgcaatttttctctttaattcatTCTTGTAATAAGATTAACCAGGCAACAGCAAATCCAAGGAGTCCAATCCCCGGATTTGGCAGCTGTGGTGTGGCCTCCGCTCACTTCAAGAAATGTGACAAGGGTTTTTGTAGCTCATCTTTGGCAACAGTTTCACTCACAAAATGTTACAGTTACCTAAACCAAGGATGCTCATTTACCAATGAAGCAAGAGAGAAGTGAGATTAGTGTGTGTTTCAGAAGAATAATTCAAGTATACATTGCTGTAGAGAATAAAAGTTTGAGTTGTGTCAAACAGGCCTTCAAGTTCACACAGAAACTTCAGTTTGTATGCCTCTTGCATCATATTTAGATTTAAGTAACAAATCTGaacatctattttctttttaaatactgaGAAATATTAGAAACATAGACAGCATTGTTGTTTGCCTATTTCAGCCATATGTATGAGAAAATGTGTCTGCCACACAAGGAAACCAATTTATGTAATCATTTCCACACGTGCATCTGGATGTTTCCAGGAAAATTGTACAGTTCTTGCAGAAACTGCACTGCAGTTCAATATGTTGAaataaaaaccagcaaaactcACTCACTAAAGAACAATTtgactttacattttatttaccatTTGTAGTTATGATACTTTATGTAAATTGAAGTAAAGTTATCACACAGGCACAGATGTGACTACAATATTGAGAAGGGTGCAAAAAATCTGACTTGCCAGAATATTGTCATCTACAGCAGTgatgtattgtttttttgtttgtttgtttgctttatttgtttgttttcaaaagtttttaagtcttttcacTCAAGAAATTACTGCCATTAAAGTTTTGTGCAGGTAGATATAGGGATTGTTGAGAATTTATGAAAGAGGTAGAATGAAGATTAGACATTGGCAATTCTGTGAATTCAGTGTCCTGGCACCTAATAAGCATCATGTATGCTAACACAGGCAATGGTTTTTGAATGCATCCTGAATGCTAATGCTTAGTTTGACATTTggatgaaaattattttactcatttgacATGTTAAATAATTTCTTAAGACTGAGTTGTTAACTTTTTGAGCTGCTCAGCCTCTCAAATTACAACCCTAGAGATCCAATCATTTTGAATATGTCCTGCTGTATTTAACTCCCAGCTGCAAGTATCTAAAGGGGATATCATAACAGGGCCTGAGGCATGGAGCTTGGTGCCCACTTGGGTGTTACTaatagtaaatgtaaaaaattaaaaattaaaaaacaaaaacatttcttctcaTTTGCTGATATGAGCTGTTGTAGCATTGGTGGAAAAGGAGGTGGAGGGTGCATGTGTTTGCGCCCCATAGCTCTACATAAACCGATTGCATCCCCAGATTTATCCTCAAGGTGTTTTTAGGACATTCAGGAATCTAATGGACACTAATAGGCTTAGCACTTAGAGGTGTATTGTACGGGGTGCTTACTGGCAAGGTTTGCTGAGGGTAAAACTCTAAACCTTCAGATTACCTCCAACACATCCCTTTAAAGTGCTGTATAGCCAGGACTTAGCTAATAGGATCCTGGGGGTAGTGGGGGCCTGAGAAGGTGGGGATGGGGGTTGGACAGGGCAAGAAGGTCAGCAGATGTAGGCAGCAGACTGTTGCAGGGCTAACAGGAGGATTACAGCCCTCAGATTATACGGGTTTCAGAAGGAACTTGAGGGACTGTGGATAATGCACAGAGCCTCAGGGCAGTTCTTATAGCAGCATTTGTTTGGGGGAGGgagaagctaaaaaaaacaagtacagTTTATGCATGCCCCCTACGAAGACAGATATGTAACAATGTTTTAACCAGCACAAGCTAATATATACAAGGAGGTAGTTTGCGAATTTCAGGATGGTGCgtgttcatgttcatgtaaCCAGATGCCTGTCACAGACTGGCCTTGGATTAGCAGAGCTGGATTAATGTATTGTTTACACTATCATATTTTTAATGAGATTTCTGCAGTAGAGATGGCTAATTAAAGATGCTTAAGTTGACAATACTTTTATATACAGGCTGCTGGCCCTGCCAATAACAACAAAGCCATTTGAGataagtgtgtgtctgttttctttaaaagatgAGAACAATTCTGCAGTGAGGAAGCATTTTTGCAGGTCATCACATGATAGGATTTGGATTTACAGGTTTAGGATCAATTTGCATTCCAGTGAAGGTTAGCGTTAAGGTGGGTTTAAGATTAATACTTAATGCTATACAGGTGAGAAAAGTGAGAGTAGGGGTCAGAGGTTACTGTGCTAGCTGTACAGGTCCAGGCATCGTCTATTAGAGCACATCTCCGCCACTAAAAATTCAACCAGTAAGTTCACAATTCAGGTGTTTCTGCAACAGCAGGAATATTTAGTTGCTGCTGGAATAAAGTGTTTTCAGCAGTCTTAAAAtatcacttttttatttttttgtatactTGTAGAATTTATACATGTGATATTATGCAGTCTTAGTGTTCAGTAATCTGCAGTTAAATGTTACGTGTGATGGATAACTGCTGCACTCCAGTGGTCATGAGAGGAAACTACAAAAACATAGCTTGTACTGTGTACCTCATCTTGACTTTTCAAAATCACAACCAGTTAAAGTTCAAGTATTAACATAACATCTgccattttactttaattttccCTAAACAGAATCAAACAGGTACAACAGATTTTAGGACTTTACAGTATTTTTTCAGATTGGTAAAAATCATATTATTAATGTGAATCTTCTTACTAACAGTATTCGCCTGTAGGTGGAAGGCTGTGTGCATGCCATGACCCCACGGGAGCAATTGAGGAAGATGACAACGCTAGGAGAGCAAGGAACTCTGGATGAAAAGCACTGGTATCGACTGGTTAACGGCATGTCAGCTGGAGGTGAGAATaaccacaataaaataatacaataacagTTAGTTTTGTTGTCctttaatttgatcaataaTGACGCAAGTgcttaaatttggtaaaagtctGCAGTGGAAACAAGTTAAAAACTTTGCAACCTTGTATGAGGCATCATGTTGGGATTTTATGGATTACACAGTAGCAGCAGCTGCAGGGTGCAGATTCTGCAGTCTGTACATGTTCCAAGCTTTGTGATCAAACTGGCATTCAGGTGGCCTGAGGTGCTCTTTCCCCTCTTGCAGAGCTGAGGCAGAGGCAGGAGCTGATAATGAGGAACCAGATGGCCATGGCTCCACAGATCCTTGCACAGGGGCAGCAGAGGTTACAGGGGGTACCGGCACAGTTCGAACCTCGCTTCATGGAAAGGTCTGTTCTTGAATTCACTCTCAAACTTAAACAGTAGACATGGAAAGTGTGGAGGAGCTTTTGTGCAAATACAATGTTTCAAGGCCAGAATATAGCTTAGTGATCAGCggcatacttttttttttgtacctgtTTTAATACTTatattttttgcctttttcccACCAGGGAGTTGGTCCCTCCTAGTGAGATGGTAGCATCTGATGCCAGACAGATGCACATGGGACCTCACCTCGGTCCCCCTCTACCCCACCATGGTAATGTTCTGCCAGGGAGATCATTTCCCGGACCAGGTGAGCACAGCAGTCACACATGAGATGATTTCTCAGACTGGCTGTACAGTTTTAAGTAAGAATAAACATCACCAGtctatctctcttttttttcttttttttttttttttttaattattattattctgtttcTCAGCTGGCTATGGCTTTTTGCCCTCCGAACCCATGGAAACAGTTGCTCGGCGACAGGAACTCATACACAAGCAAAATATAGCCAGGTAGTGCATGCAGAATATCATCAGCATCTCACAACATGATTCCACCTACACATAGTTTTTAGTTAGATTCTTCTGAATACAATTGATCCATTTTGATGCAACAAAGcttgtgtttgtgcttgtgtCATAACTGTTGCACAAATATTTGTGTGCACTCATTTTCAGAATGGAGATGAATGCCATCTTGCATCAGAAAGAGCTGGAGAATGCTCACCAGAAAGGACTGATGGGAATCGAAAATCCTATGTCATATCCCTCCAACCCCATGTTGTTCAGAGGTCGTCAGCGCATGCCAGATGGCCATGACGTCTTCATCCACCGACCatccctggatgagctgcactccAACAGCATACTCATGTCAGCCAGCCCTTACCCACCAATCAGCACActgcagagagagaggggaCGGAGGGCTGGAAGGAGGCCGAATGTTCACAAGAGTACAGAGAGCCAGGTGGCCAACCTGAAGGGCCACACTGAAGATAAAAGTGTAGAGCAGAGCCCAGAAGCCACATCAGGggaagagaaagagatggaAGCAAAGGAAGATTTGGGAGAAGAATGCCCCACCAGTAAGACACACCATCAGAACAAAATAAACTCTGAAATTAccacaggaagcagaaagaacTACAAGGAAGGGGAGGCAGGCCTGCGTAAGGCCTGTGTGACCTCTCAAGATGGGTGTTCAGATGTGAACAACAGCGGTGCAAATGATAAAGACATATCCAGCCAATGCTCTGCTTTCCAGGAGAAATTCATATATCCCTCCACTGGTGGAGCTCTGACAGGGGTGCCTTACGTGTTCCCAGTCCCTGGAAATGGTTTCCTTCCACCTGGTGAGTTTGGGGAGTAAATATATGGCAAATAACAGTGcttaaaaacactaaatcatttaatttttgttcataatttatttttaaggtcCACCAAATCTCTTTCTTAATGGTGATGAGGTGCCTGAAGACATAAGGAAGTGGACAGTTAATGATGTTTACAACTTTATAAGCAGTATACCCACATGTTCTGAATATGCTCAGGTAGGTAACTGTGATGTTTATAActtcattttctgtactcaATCTGTTGAGTCTTTTTTGTACTAATGTTAGATTAATTTTACCAGACATTCAAGGACCACATGATTGACGGGGAGACACTGCCTCTTCTATCAGAGGAGCACCTACTGGACACACTGGGGCTCAAACTGGGGCCCGCTCTGAAGATCCGCTCACAGgtacacaaacagaaaataactgaaaatgtatTGAGTCACTAAAGAACTTGAACCTCTTTAAATGAAAGTTTGCTTAAATGTATAAGTTGGTGTTTTACACCTCCCCATTCTTTGTCCTCAGAGACTGATGTTTGCAAAGAATATACACAAAATTCGAGATGTTTATCGCCAGCTTAGTTACTCATAGGTGGAGGTTTCTTTtacaagagaaagaaagaatatatcaattacaaaattaaattgTTTAAGAGATGTAAAGTCAAAAGTATTTTGCATCTAAACCATGAAGTGGCTATATAATAGTAGCTAAACAACTGTTCTAATAAAACAGAGCACAACAGGCCTTTTGTGCAACAAAGGTAAGGTAGAGCGATCATCTTGTAACTccagggttgccggttcgatccttggccaagtcgagttcatgtcgaggtgtctttgggcaagacacggaacccctaattgctcctgatgggtcgtggttgagcgccttgcatggcagcttcccccatcagtgtgtgaatgtgtgtgtgaatggatgaatgttatgtatgatgtaaagcgcattgggtatcatcccaggtacagtaaagtgctatatgaatacggaccatttaccattttcagaatatacatttttaatatttcaagagaaaaaaaatatgggaTGATCTATATCAGCAACAGTTTTGTTgaatttagtttcttgactttgaACCAGGATGCTGAAACTGCAACTCATAAATGGGATCACACTGTGTCTTATAGAGAATTACTGAGAAAACTTGTGCAGATTGTGTTGCAGTGCAACATCATGTAACAACATGAATTTCCTCACTCCTCAACAGGTGTCACGACGCCTTGGTAGCATGATGTATATGATGAACTTACCACTATCCAGCACCACCCTGCAGACCAACCCTGAAAAGCCTGGAGATCGTTCTCCAGAGATTGGTTCCCCTGTTAACTGCAACAGTGAGGACATGATGGGGAGTCCGAGAGACCCTGAGGTCCTCAAATCCACTGAGCACCTCCACGAGGCAGAAAACAATTCCCCTCCATCTGCCAGCAGTGAGACAGCCTGATCGGTAGTAATAATGTGGAAAAATGCTAACTGAACAGGTTTCAACTGCATCCTCAGATCTGATGAACTGCCGCAGTGGTGGATTTATTTACATGACTCACTGAAATTAAGATACTTTCCTACTATTACACAGGTCTGCAACATGCCCAGATGTccactaaatatttgtattttcacatatgtacattttttaaatcattggagTGAGTATGATGTAAAATTTGAGGAATGCAATATTTAGAAAGTTCTACATGGCTTCTCTTATCTTTCATTGCACACATCAGTGTCTGATTGTAGCTTTTTCCTATTCATTGCTAAATTAAATTGTTACAGTAGTCTGAAAAGAAGGATCATAGAAATCatactgaaaaacatttaaaatatcagattaatattttttggattggattttattactttttcatttgttggactgtaaataaagtgtttttctaCATAGAAACTTGTTGCAGAAGCTTTCTGTCCTGATAAATAAACGTGTCAATATCAAGTAGTAAAGGTTTCAGGATTTATCATTATAAAAATCCAATCATTGTAAACCTTTGCAATCCGTAGTCATGCCTTTTAGGTGGtttaaaatgcttaaaatcTAGTTATTGTTagttgttttgtatgtttttatttatttattcattaatgaTTCATAGTAGAAAAAgacaatatatttttaatataaaaaaatctaaatatagtCTGAAAATGATCCACTGACATACGTTCTGATTTCTGATCTGtgctttttccttttgcatCAAACCAAATATAACGATCAAACACATTGTCTATTATGCTGTTGTATCTCACCTAAATAGAAAAATGGTTggtattttatttgtaaactcTAAAATTTGAAGTTTGACAGAGGACTGCGCATACTGTTTCCACGACGTTACTCAGCTAATCTCGCGATACTTACCGCGCGTGCGTAGCGTCGCGCACGAAGAAGCTGAGTTGGAGGATCATGGCGGAGCGCAAGAGGCACAAGAAGCGGGTCCAGGTAACATCACTTTATTGCTGATAAAATTCTGCTCCTTCAAGTTGATGGGGCACTAATGGAATTAAAGAGCAGACATAGCAGcagtttctgggtttttgtAAACGGCTGCTTTTGCACGAGGACTCCTTAATAGGCGGCTGTTGAAGCCAAATGATAGCTAACGGTAGCTAGCATTAGCTGggtacagaaaacaaacatttttatttaattgtactCTGTCAAGATGTTTCTGAGTTTATTGTTCTCTTCGTTGCCGGCAACACTTATCTTGGTTTAAGTTATCTATTGG harbors:
- the samd7 gene encoding sterile alpha motif domain-containing protein 7, whose product is MTPREQLRKMTTLGEQGTLDEKHWYRLVNGMSAGELRQRQELIMRNQMAMAPQILAQGQQRLQGVPAQFEPRFMERELVPPSEMVASDARQMHMGPHLGPPLPHHGNVLPGRSFPGPAGYGFLPSEPMETVARRQELIHKQNIARMEMNAILHQKELENAHQKGLMGIENPMSYPSNPMLFRGRQRMPDGHDVFIHRPSLDELHSNSILMSASPYPPISTLQRERGRRAGRRPNVHKSTESQVANLKGHTEDKSVEQSPEATSGEEKEMEAKEDLGEECPTSKTHHQNKINSEITTGSRKNYKEGEAGLRKACVTSQDGCSDVNNSGANDKDISSQCSAFQEKFIYPSTGGALTGVPYVFPVPGNGFLPPGPPNLFLNGDEVPEDIRKWTVNDVYNFISSIPTCSEYAQTFKDHMIDGETLPLLSEEHLLDTLGLKLGPALKIRSQVSRRLGSMMYMMNLPLSSTTLQTNPEKPGDRSPEIGSPVNCNSEDMMGSPRDPEVLKSTEHLHEAENNSPPSASSETA